A stretch of the Corylus avellana chromosome ca6, CavTom2PMs-1.0 genome encodes the following:
- the LOC132184794 gene encoding pentatricopeptide repeat-containing protein At2g32630 isoform X1 yields MNLRQLVCRQTINNLSRVNGKLPSPYHHCIYRDVATITDPISPPFHSPNIHGNKPLQNPNCPKPDPCFSRYIHCTSGTKMSNSVGEPKLYSEESEEDGTMNEFLSRFVWIMRGKLSQVYPDCDKQTIDGMLLIIVGKVAYEMETGGLEQMLGAAVATPSQDFSEDLWKTVWEVSNKVLDDMKKEKQKEKMKGFLQSEEVKEMCRFAGEIGICGDMLRELRFKWAREKMEEHEFYDGLVRMKEEARAQEKEEKAGGKQAEMMDTEAFVAEEKPNVVTLPKRQGKIRYKIYGLDLSDPKWAEVADKIHERGELIWPQEPKPISGKCKLVTERILSLNEEDDPSPVLAEWVELLQPGRIDWITLLDRLKEQNIRLYFKVTELVLAEESFQTNIRDYSKLIDAHAKENRLEDAERILKKMNENGIVPDMLTATVLVHMYCNAGNLDRAKEAFESLRSQGFQPDIKVYNLMIMAYVNAGQPKLGESLMREMEARDLNPTQEIYMALLRSFALRGDVGGAGRIATTMQFAGFQPSLESCTLLVEAYGQSGDPDQARVNFDYMIRVGFRPDDRCTASMIAAYEKKNLLDTALNLLLQLEKDGFVPGVATYTVLVDWLAKMQLVNEAEQVLGKIAEQGEAPPLKVHVSLCEMYSMAGVEKKALQALGVLESKKDQLQPDEFERIIKGLIAGGFVQDAIRVHGLMEAQGFSASGRLKVALMGSQAVFPKRRTMR; encoded by the exons ATGAACTTGAGGCAGTTAGTTTGTAGGCAAACAATCAATAATCTATCAAGAGTCAATGGAAAACTACCATCTCCATACCATCACTGTATTTACAGAGATGTTGCCACCATTACTGACCCAATATCTCCTCCATTTCACTCACCAAACATTCATGGCAATAAACCTCTCCAAAACCCTAATTGCCCAAAACCCGATCCTTGCTTCAGTAGATACATCCACTGTACCAGTGGAACTAAAATGAGCAACTCGGTTGGTGAACCCAAACTCTATTCTGAGGAATCCGAGGAGGATGGGACAATGAATGAGTTCTTGTCCCGGTTCGTCTGGATAATGCGTGGGAAGCTCTCTCAAGTTTATCCAGACTGTGATAAGCAGACAATTGATGGAATGCTTTTGATCATTGTTGGGAAAGTTGCATACGAGATGGAAACGGGTGGTCTTGAGCAGATGCTTGGTGCTGCAGTGGCCACTCCTTCACAGGATTTTAGTGAGGATTTGTGGAAAACAGTTTGGGAAGTGAGTAATAAGGTTTTGGATGATATGAAAAAGGAGAAGCAGAAGGAAAAGATGAAGGGGTTCTTGCAATCTGAAGAAGTCAAGGAAATGTGCAGGTTTGCTGGTGAAATTGGCATTTGTGGGGATATGCTGAGAGAGCTTAGATTTAAATGGGCTCGTGAAAAAATGGAGGAACATGAGTTTTATGACGGTTTGGTGCGCATGAAAGAAGAAGCGCGAGCccaagaaaaagaggagaaagcAGGGGGAAAGCAAGCTGAAATGATGGATACTGAGGCTTTTGTGGCTGAGGAGAAGCCTAATGTTGTTACTCTTCCTAAGAGACAAGGGAAGATAAGGTACAAGATTTATGGTCTTGACCTCTCTGATCCAAAGTGGGCTGAGGTGGCTGATAAAATTCATGAGAGAGGAGAGCTCATTTGGCCTCAGGAACCAAAGCCAATATCTGGGAAATGCAAATTGGTAACTGAGAGAATTCTTTCATTGAATGAGGAGGATGACCCGTCTCCGGTGTTGGCTGAGTGGGTAGAACTTCTTCAACCAGGCAGGATTGACTGGATCACATTGCTGGACAGATTGAAAGAGCAGAATATTCGTTTATATTTTAAG GTAACAGAACTTGTACTGGCTGAAGAGTCTTTCCAAACAAACATCCGTGACTACTCGAAGCTTATTGATGCCCATGCCAAAGAGAACCGTTTAGAAGATGCCGAGAGAATTCTCAAGAAGATGAATGAAAATGGTATAGTGCCTGATATGTTAACTGCCACAGTTTTGGTTCACATGTACTGCAATGCAGGCAATCTTGACCGTGCAAAAGAGGCGTTTGAAAGTTTGAGGAGCCAGGGTTTCCAACCAGACATAAAGGTTTACAACTTGATGATCATGGCATATGTAAATGCTGGCCAACCCAAGTTGGGTGAGTCACTGATGAGAGAGATGGAGGCAAGAGACCTCAATCCCACACAGGAAATTTACATGGCATTGCTTCGATCGTTTGCTCTACGTGGGGATGTTGGTGGAGCAGGACGAATTGCAACCACTATGCAATTTGCAGGTTTCCAGCCAAGTTTGGAGTCGTGTACATTGCTTGTTGAGGCATATGGGCAATCAGGCGACCCTGATCAGGCAAGGGTCAACTTTGACTACATGATAAGAGTTGGTTTCAGGCCTGATGACAGGTGCACTGCTAGCATGATTGCAGCATACGAGAAGAAGAATTTATTGGATACGGCCCTAAATCTTTTGTTGCAGCTTGAGAAGGACGGCTTCGTGCCTGGAGTTGCTACTTATACTGTTCTTGTGGATTGGTTAGCTAAGATGCAGCTGGTTAATGAGGCTGAGCAGGTATTGGGCAAGATTGCTGAGCAGGGTGAGGCCCCTCCTTTGAAGGTTCATGTTAGCCTTTGCGAAATGTACTCGATGGCTGGAGTAGAGAAAAAGGCGCTTCAAGCTCTGGGTGTTCTGGAGTCTAAGAAAGACCAACTGCAACCGGATGAGTTTGAGAGGATTATAAAAGGGCTTATAGCTGGTGGGTTTGTGCAGGATGCTATAAGGGTCCATGGGCTAATGGAGGCCCAGGGTTTTTCTGCGTCAGGGCGACTTAAGGTGGCTCTGATGGGATCTCAAGCTGTATTCCCCAAGAGACGTACAATGAGATAG
- the LOC132184792 gene encoding tubby-like F-box protein 5, producing the protein MEISRTRQGGAEGRHAHQYNGKPHVAAECGTTPFPTCSSSASASLVQQRRRWANMPPELLHDIIQRVEASETSWPARRDVVACALVCRSWRKIAKEIVKTPEQCGFLTFPISLKQPGPRDAPIQCFIRRERATSTYNLYLGLSPAVSGDMSKLLLAARKMRRAASTDFVISLVADDFSRASNTYVGKLRSNFLGTKFTVYDSQPRQDTSIQSNCKSHRRIHPKQSSPRASVCNNSVATISYELNVFRTRGPRRMQCAMHSIPISAIQEQGIAPTPMDFTNFHESTLSTSDSLVLKNKAPRWHQQLQCWCLNFKGRVTVASVKNFLLVAAAEPYQYVSAAEQDKVILQFGKIGKDIFTMDYRYPLSAFQAFAICLSSFDTKPACE; encoded by the exons ATGGAGATATCAAGAACAAGACAAGGAGGAGCAGAGGGAAGACACGCGCATCAATACAATGGAAAGCCCCATGTTGCTGCAGAATGTGGGACGACGCCGTTTCCGACATGTTCATCCTCTGCCTCCGCATCATTGGTTCAGCAAAGGCGGCGCTGGGCCAACATGCCACCCGAGCTGCTTCATGACATAATCCAACGCGTGGAAGCGAGCGAGACCTCCTGGCCTGCCCGCAGGGATGTTGTCGCCTGTGCGTTGGTTTGCCGGTCGTGGAGAAAGATCGCCAAGGAGATCGTCAAGACTCCCGAGCAATGTGGGTTCCTCACCTTCCCTATTTCTCTCAAGCAG ccggGCCCAAGAGACGCTCCAATCCAGTGCTTTATCAGGAGGGAAAGGGCGACCTCAACCTATAACCTTTATCTTGGTCTGAGCCCTG CTGTGTCTGGGGATATGAGTAAATTGTTGTTGGCAGCAAGAAAGATGAGAAGGGCAGCAAGTACAGATTTTGTAATATCCTTGGTCGCAGATGATTTCTCTCGAGCAAGCAATACTTATGTTGGAAAGCTGAG GTCTAATTTCTTAGGAACCAAGTTTACCGTTTATGACAGTCAGCCTCGACAGGACACATCAATCCAATCAAATTGCAAGTCGCATAGAAGAATCCACCCAAAACAGTCATCTCCAAGGGCATCTGTTTGTAACAACAGTGTGGCCACCATTTCTTATGAGCTCAACGTTTTCCGTACCAGAGGTCCCAGGAGAATGCAATGCGCCATGCATTCAATCCCCATCTCTGCAATTCAAGAACAGGGCATTGCCCCTACTCCAATGGACTTCACAAATTTCCATG AGTCCACACTGAGCACAAGCGATTCGCTGGTTTTGAAAAACAAAGCTCCCAGATGGCATCAGCAGCTGCAGTGTTGGTGCCTAAATTTCAAAGGACGTGTTACAGTGGCCTCTGTGAAGAATTTCCTGCTGGTGGCAGCTGCAGAGCCTTACCAATATGTTTCAGCGGCAGAACAAGATAAAGTAATTCTACAATTTGGTAAAATTGGGAAAGACATTTTTACTATGGATTACCGCTATCCTCTCTCTGCCTTCCAAGCCTTTGCAATCTGCTTGAGCAGCTTTGATACTAAACCGGCTTGTGAATGa
- the LOC132184794 gene encoding pentatricopeptide repeat-containing protein At1g01970 isoform X2, giving the protein MSNSVGEPKLYSEESEEDGTMNEFLSRFVWIMRGKLSQVYPDCDKQTIDGMLLIIVGKVAYEMETGGLEQMLGAAVATPSQDFSEDLWKTVWEVSNKVLDDMKKEKQKEKMKGFLQSEEVKEMCRFAGEIGICGDMLRELRFKWAREKMEEHEFYDGLVRMKEEARAQEKEEKAGGKQAEMMDTEAFVAEEKPNVVTLPKRQGKIRYKIYGLDLSDPKWAEVADKIHERGELIWPQEPKPISGKCKLVTERILSLNEEDDPSPVLAEWVELLQPGRIDWITLLDRLKEQNIRLYFKVTELVLAEESFQTNIRDYSKLIDAHAKENRLEDAERILKKMNENGIVPDMLTATVLVHMYCNAGNLDRAKEAFESLRSQGFQPDIKVYNLMIMAYVNAGQPKLGESLMREMEARDLNPTQEIYMALLRSFALRGDVGGAGRIATTMQFAGFQPSLESCTLLVEAYGQSGDPDQARVNFDYMIRVGFRPDDRCTASMIAAYEKKNLLDTALNLLLQLEKDGFVPGVATYTVLVDWLAKMQLVNEAEQVLGKIAEQGEAPPLKVHVSLCEMYSMAGVEKKALQALGVLESKKDQLQPDEFERIIKGLIAGGFVQDAIRVHGLMEAQGFSASGRLKVALMGSQAVFPKRRTMR; this is encoded by the exons ATGAGCAACTCGGTTGGTGAACCCAAACTCTATTCTGAGGAATCCGAGGAGGATGGGACAATGAATGAGTTCTTGTCCCGGTTCGTCTGGATAATGCGTGGGAAGCTCTCTCAAGTTTATCCAGACTGTGATAAGCAGACAATTGATGGAATGCTTTTGATCATTGTTGGGAAAGTTGCATACGAGATGGAAACGGGTGGTCTTGAGCAGATGCTTGGTGCTGCAGTGGCCACTCCTTCACAGGATTTTAGTGAGGATTTGTGGAAAACAGTTTGGGAAGTGAGTAATAAGGTTTTGGATGATATGAAAAAGGAGAAGCAGAAGGAAAAGATGAAGGGGTTCTTGCAATCTGAAGAAGTCAAGGAAATGTGCAGGTTTGCTGGTGAAATTGGCATTTGTGGGGATATGCTGAGAGAGCTTAGATTTAAATGGGCTCGTGAAAAAATGGAGGAACATGAGTTTTATGACGGTTTGGTGCGCATGAAAGAAGAAGCGCGAGCccaagaaaaagaggagaaagcAGGGGGAAAGCAAGCTGAAATGATGGATACTGAGGCTTTTGTGGCTGAGGAGAAGCCTAATGTTGTTACTCTTCCTAAGAGACAAGGGAAGATAAGGTACAAGATTTATGGTCTTGACCTCTCTGATCCAAAGTGGGCTGAGGTGGCTGATAAAATTCATGAGAGAGGAGAGCTCATTTGGCCTCAGGAACCAAAGCCAATATCTGGGAAATGCAAATTGGTAACTGAGAGAATTCTTTCATTGAATGAGGAGGATGACCCGTCTCCGGTGTTGGCTGAGTGGGTAGAACTTCTTCAACCAGGCAGGATTGACTGGATCACATTGCTGGACAGATTGAAAGAGCAGAATATTCGTTTATATTTTAAG GTAACAGAACTTGTACTGGCTGAAGAGTCTTTCCAAACAAACATCCGTGACTACTCGAAGCTTATTGATGCCCATGCCAAAGAGAACCGTTTAGAAGATGCCGAGAGAATTCTCAAGAAGATGAATGAAAATGGTATAGTGCCTGATATGTTAACTGCCACAGTTTTGGTTCACATGTACTGCAATGCAGGCAATCTTGACCGTGCAAAAGAGGCGTTTGAAAGTTTGAGGAGCCAGGGTTTCCAACCAGACATAAAGGTTTACAACTTGATGATCATGGCATATGTAAATGCTGGCCAACCCAAGTTGGGTGAGTCACTGATGAGAGAGATGGAGGCAAGAGACCTCAATCCCACACAGGAAATTTACATGGCATTGCTTCGATCGTTTGCTCTACGTGGGGATGTTGGTGGAGCAGGACGAATTGCAACCACTATGCAATTTGCAGGTTTCCAGCCAAGTTTGGAGTCGTGTACATTGCTTGTTGAGGCATATGGGCAATCAGGCGACCCTGATCAGGCAAGGGTCAACTTTGACTACATGATAAGAGTTGGTTTCAGGCCTGATGACAGGTGCACTGCTAGCATGATTGCAGCATACGAGAAGAAGAATTTATTGGATACGGCCCTAAATCTTTTGTTGCAGCTTGAGAAGGACGGCTTCGTGCCTGGAGTTGCTACTTATACTGTTCTTGTGGATTGGTTAGCTAAGATGCAGCTGGTTAATGAGGCTGAGCAGGTATTGGGCAAGATTGCTGAGCAGGGTGAGGCCCCTCCTTTGAAGGTTCATGTTAGCCTTTGCGAAATGTACTCGATGGCTGGAGTAGAGAAAAAGGCGCTTCAAGCTCTGGGTGTTCTGGAGTCTAAGAAAGACCAACTGCAACCGGATGAGTTTGAGAGGATTATAAAAGGGCTTATAGCTGGTGGGTTTGTGCAGGATGCTATAAGGGTCCATGGGCTAATGGAGGCCCAGGGTTTTTCTGCGTCAGGGCGACTTAAGGTGGCTCTGATGGGATCTCAAGCTGTATTCCCCAAGAGACGTACAATGAGATAG
- the LOC132185059 gene encoding protein RADIALIS-like 5: protein MASSFFNSSRGPNSSWTPKQNKQFEKALALYDKDTPDRWQNVAKAVGGKSVEEVRRHYEILVQDLINIESGQVPLPNYKAAAGSNGRGFEDEQR from the coding sequence ATGGCATCAAGCTTTTTCAATTCTTCTCGCGGTCCTAACTCCTCTTGGACGCCAAAGCAAAATAAGCAATTCGAGAAGGCTCTGGCTTTGTATGACAAGGACACTCCAGACCGCTGGCAAAATGTGGCCAAGGCCGTGGGTGGGAAATCCGTCGAGGAAGTAAGAAGGCACTACGAGATCCTTGTACAGGACCTGATAAATATAGAATCTGGTCAAGTCCCGCTGCCCAATTACAAGGCCGCGGCAGGGAGCAACGGCAGAGGATTTGAGGACGAGCAGAGGTAA
- the LOC132185751 gene encoding CBS domain-containing protein CBSX3, mitochondrial-like: MQGLVRAVRSCQETLKAATLLHFHGGESSKAVKIYSLLGLVNSSRSRAVQLKGLENVSVAEVLMTKGGEKTGSWLWCRADDAVIDAVKHMAENNIGSLVVLSPGDEHPAGIITERDYTRKIIAQGRSPMYTKVAEIMTDKDKLITVTSDTNILQAMQLMTENRIRHVPVIDGRIVGMISIVDVVRAVVEQQSGELKQLNEFIRGDYY, from the exons ATGCAAGGACTTGTCAGAGCAGTGCGATCGTGCCAGGAAACACTCAAGGCTGCAACTTTGCTACACTTTCATGGGGGGGAATCAAGTAAAGCTGTAAAGATATATTCACTTCTGGGACTCGTCAACTCCTCTAGATCTCGAGCCGTGCAGCTCAAAGGGTTGGAGAATGTTTCAGTGGCAGAGGTGCTCATgacaaagggaggagaaaagaCTGGTTCCTGGCTATGGTGTCGCGCTGATGATGCCGTCATTGATGCAGTAAAACAT ATGGCTGAAAATAATATTGGGTCATTGGTGGTACTATCGCCAGGAGATGAACATCCTGCAGGAATCATCACCGAGAGAG ACTACACAAGGAAAATAATCGCACAGGGAAGATCACCAATGTACACGAAAGTAGCAGAAATTATGACTGATAAG GACAAACTAATAACGGTGACATCCGATACCAACATTCTTCAAGCAATGCAGCTTATGACAG AAAATCGAATACGGCATGTTCCAGTCATAGATGGGAGGATAGTTGGCATGATCTCCATTGTAGACGTTGTAAGAGCAGTAGTGGAACAGCAAAGTGGAGAACTGAAGCAACTGAACGAGTTCATTAGAGGAGATTACTATTAG
- the LOC132184210 gene encoding U-box domain-containing protein 5-like, with translation MENNGAEIVELTYYCTIKVHRLMCLELKKFIDRITEIFSAIESARPRCKPGIQALCSLQDTMDKAKILIQLCSESSKLYLAITAERIVLRCEKIQKTLELCLSQIQSTVPTLLAAKISGIVLDLRSAKFPLESAEEEAGKVVLALLRQDISVSSSVLELEAIQLAALKLKITSPSAVLMEKRSIRRLLDNVSGKDPRKEKILKFLFYLLKKYGEIIGQGWNVSTLVQHDKSSYQSIEPEQHAENALDETRADDSGTPEHPEEFKCPISMRLMYDPVIIASGKTFERFWIEKWFNEGNKTCPITHMKLDNLYLTPNSAMKGLISKWSSELGLTIPDPCLEAHFASLSSLKSQSSNSIASFGSSMNHLCLQSSSVSLRSSVTNYGSEMSDDKSDESFSYRLSQMNAEPQGFHHSADCYDNMLASLSRLSALSWGSQCKTVGDVKDQLQDNNQASRNAISNSCVKPLIKFLKDAQESSDVKAQRDGAEVLLAILNENRSELPSFDEDGIYVLASYLDSDITGEALAIMEVLSDQPNYKSMMVASGVLPSILKVLDTQLRSLHRTAMKILYNLSCNGDIGYHIVYLDCIPKLVPFLGDHKLAQFCIKIIKNLCATEEVRIAVAETSSCISAIATLLENGREEEQVLALDVLLSLCQEGAECCQLVMRETIIQSLVYLSLNGNSRVKGTTSELLQILERIKDDGSECSTPKAGLGLDISSEAVNYRKEKKSAFKPFRFLGKKISSHSIPSY, from the exons ATGGAGAACAATGGTGCTGAAATTGTGGAGCTTACATATTATTGTACCATTAAG GTTCATCGTTTGATGTGTTTAGAGCTCAAGAAATTTATTGACAGAATCACAGAAATATTTTCAGCCATCGAGTCTGCCCGACCAAGATGCAAACCAGGCATACAGGCATTATGCTCATTACAAGACACAATGGATAAAGCAAAAATACTTATCCAGCTCTGCTCAGAGTCTAGTAAACTCTACCTG GCAATTACAGCAGAGCGTATTGTTTTGAgatgtgaaaaaatacaaaagacttTGGAGTTATGTTTGAGTCAAATTCAAAGTACGGTACCAACATTGTTAGCTGCAAAG ATATCTGGCATTGTTCTTGATCTTAGGAGCGCAAAGTTTCCCCTTGAATCTGCTGAAGAAGAGGCTGGGAAGGTTGTACTGGCACTACTTCGGCAAGATATTTCTGTGTCAAGTTCTGTGTTAGAACTTGAGGCTATTCAACTTGCAGCTTTGAAGCTGAAAATTACATCCCCTTCGGCTGTTTTGATGGAGAAAAGATCTATTAGAAGGTTACTTGACAATGTCTCTGGCAAGGACCCTAGAAAGGAGAAAATCTTGAAGTTCCTCTTTTATCTTTTGAAGAAGTATGGGGAAATAATTGGACAAGGCTGGAATGTTAGCACTCTTGTGCAGCATGATAAGTCATCCTATCAATCGATTGAGCCTGAACAACATGCTGAAAATGCATTAGATGAGACTCGAGCTGATGACTCTGGTACACCTGAACATCCTGAGGAATTCAAATGCCCCATCTCTATGAGACTGATGTACGATCCAGTAATTATCGCTTCTGGGAAGACATTTGAACGATTTTGGATAGAGAAGTGGTTTAATGAAGGTAACAAGACATGCCCAATAACTCATATGAAGCTGGACAATTTGTACCTGACTCCGAACTCTGCAATGAAGGGCCTCATATCAAAATGGTCTTCCGAGCTGGGACTTACTATTCCTGACCCTTGTTTAGAAGCACACTTTGCTTCTCTTTCCTCTCTGAAATCTCAGTCTTCCAATTCCATTGCCAGCTTTGGTAGTTCTATGAATCACTTGTGCCTTCAATCTAGCAGTGTGTCACTGCGCTCTTCAGTAACCAATTATGGTTCAGAAATGTCTGATGACAAGAGTGATGAAAGCTTCAGTTATAGGCTCAGTCAGATGAATGCAGAGCCACAAGGATTTCACCATTCTGCAGATTGTTATGACAACATGTTAGCCTCTCTTTCCAGACTTTCTGCACTTTCTTGGGGATCCCAGTGCAAGACAGTGGGGGATGTGAAAGACCAACTTCAAGACAATAATCAAGCAAGTCGCAATGCAATTTCCAATAGTTGTGTCAAACCATTGATTAAATTTTTGAAGGATGCACAGGAATCAAGTGATGTAAAAGCTCAGAGAGATGGAGCAGAGGTGCTGTTGGCAATTCTGAATGAAAACAg AAGTGAATTACCATCCTTTGATGAAGATGGGATTTATGTGTTGGCATCATATCTGGATTCTGATATTACTGGAGAAGCCCTTGCTATCATGGAAGTTTTGTCTGACCAACCCAATTACAAGTCTATGATGGTGGCATCCGGTGTTCTTCCCTCCATTCTAAAAGTCCTTGATACCCAGCTCAGGTCACTTCATAGAACTGCCATGAAGATACTTTATAATTTGTCTTGCAATGGTGATATTGGATAccatattgtatatttggactGCATTCCAAAGCTGGTTCCATTTTTGGGTGATCACAAACTCGCACAGTTTTGCATTAAGATCATCAAAAACTTATGCGCTACTGAGGAGGTCAGGATTGCAGTTGCTGAAACCAGTTCCTGTATCAGTGCCATTGCCACACTGCTTGAAAATGGAAGAGAGGAGGAACAAGTGCTTGCGCTAGatgttcttctttctctatGTCAAGAGGGTGCTGAGTGTTGCCAACTGGTCATGAGAGAGACCATTATACAATCTCTAGTCTATTTATCTCTCAACGGGAATTCCAGAGTGAAAGGGACTACTTCTGAATTGCTCCAGATCTTGGAACGTATCAAAGATGATGGTTCAGAATGTTCAACTCCCAAAGCTGGTTTGGGCCTAGACATCTCAAGCGAGGCTGTCAACTAccgtaaagaaaaaaaatcagctttTAAGCCATTTCGGTTCCTTGGAAAGAAGATATCGTCACATTCTATACCCAGCTATTAG